The Coffea eugenioides isolate CCC68of chromosome 8, Ceug_1.0, whole genome shotgun sequence genome has a segment encoding these proteins:
- the LOC113781651 gene encoding transcription factor MYB46 yields MGHHSCCNQQKVKRGLWSPEEDEKLIRYITTHGYGCWSEVPEKAGLQRCGKSCRLRWINYLRPDIRRGRFTPEEEKLIISLHGAVGNRWAHIASHLPGRTDNEIKNYWNSWIKKKIRKPSAAAAPPNISATSTDHQQSGQFFSYNTNQLDLINQQDFAMKPQNIQDTLFTSPPLFMFDTSSSSSVLQGLTGDGSNADRMVPDHDQLFQETAGVLNSSIWPQMNQHHQDHQSTVLVQPASFTPGLDSINYLPPLIDNVENMVHIDHVQSCSNINNVEGEITTLDCLQRQELNQWVETTQQCPSYLFWDQTDDQGPLGGDESLPSSSSNMGAMLSYPSPL; encoded by the exons ATGGGGCACCATTCTTGCTGCAACCAGCAGAAGGTGAAGAGAGGCCTTTGGTCACCTGAAGAAGATGAAAAGCTCATTAGATACATTACTACTCACGGCTATGGCTGCTGGAGTGAAGTTCCTGAGAAAGCTG GACTTCAAAGATGTGGAAAGAGCTGTCGCTTGAGGTGGATTAACTACCTGAGACCGGACATAAGAAGAGGAAGGTTCACTCCCGAAGAGGAGAAGTTGATCATCAGCCTTCATGGGGCCGTTGGAAACAG ATGGGCTCATATAGCAAGTCACTTGCCCGGGAGAACAGACAATGAAATAAAGAACTACTGGAACTCATGGATCAAAAAGAAAATACGCAAACCATCAGCAGCAGCAGCTCCACCAAACATCTCAGCAACTAGTACAGATCATCAGCAATCCGGCCAATTTTTCTCTTACAACACAAACCAGCTAGACTTGATCAATCAACAAGACTTTGCAATGAAGCCACAGAATATTCAAGATACCTTATTTACATCTCCACCCTTATTCATGTTTGACACTTCTAGTTCTTCATCGGTGCTACAAGGACTAACTGGTGATGGTAGTAATGCTGATCGAATGGTGCCGGATCACGATCAGCTCTTTCAAGAAACGGCAGGAGTACTGAATTCTTCAATCTGGCCACAAATGAACCAGCATCACCAAGACCATCAATCAACAGTACTGGTCCAACCAGCATCTTTTACGCCTGGATTGGATTCAATTAATTATTTGCCGCCATTGATCGATAACGTCGAAAATATGGTGCATATTGATCATGTGCAATCTTGTAGTAACATTAATAACGTGGAGGGAGAAATAACAACACTGGATTGCCTACAAAGGCAAGAGCTAAATCAATGGGTTGAAACAACACAGCAATGTCCTAGCTACCTATTTTGGGACCAAACTGATGATCAAGGACCACTAGGCGGGGATGAATCATTACCATCTTCTTCGTCAAATATGGGAGCTATGCTATCGTATCCTTCACCTCTGTAA